A stretch of the Papaver somniferum cultivar HN1 chromosome 6, ASM357369v1, whole genome shotgun sequence genome encodes the following:
- the LOC113291780 gene encoding uncharacterized protein LOC113291780, translated as MGYCEALKNTQGFTLFHLEKDPRSTVRVSLTDKDVTEICVLFKAWTASSSGDKEPEFGIGIAMLVCCILPPIQIVNNGDSCICTDDNTGNIEICSKLIYLGEPGDKAIIREFFEFGVVSWLDPVSVAYCGGYFVATLSSLQFGKY; from the exons ATGGGTTACTGCGAAGCACTAAAGAATACCCAAGGTTTCACTTTATTCCATCTCGAGAAggatccaagatcaacggtgaggGTTAGTCTAACTGACAAGGATGTGACAGAG ATCTGCGTCTTATTCAAGGCATGGACAGCTTCGTCAAGTGGAGATAAGGAACCTGAATTTGGTATTGGTATTGCCATGCTTGTGTGTTGTATTCTCCCACCGATACAAATAGTGAACAATGGAGATAGTTGCATATGCACTGACGACAATACTGGGAATATAGAAATTTGCAG CAAGTTGATTTACCTAGGAGAGCCTGGGGACAAGGCAATTATTCGTGAATTTTTCGAATTTGGCGTTGTTTCCTGGTTGGATCCTGTGAGTGTTGCTTACTGCGGTGGTTACTTTGTGGCAACCTTGTCGAGCCTCCAGTTTGGAAAGTACTAA